A single Pseudanabaenaceae cyanobacterium SKYG29 DNA region contains:
- the atpB gene encoding F0F1 ATP synthase subunit A codes for MMIHFAALEVGKHFYWHIGKLEVHGQVMIVTWIVMAVLVIVSSLATRNLQRIPGGLQNFMEYALEFVQEIAKTAIGEHEYRRWLPFIGSFFLFILVSNWLGALIPWKLITLPEGELAAPTSDINTTVALALTVSVLYFWAGISKKGLGYFAKYVQPSPILLPINILEDFTKPLSLSFRLFGNILADELVVGVLVFLVPVFVPLPMMALGLFAGSIQALIFATLAATYIGEALEGHGEEEHGH; via the coding sequence ATGATGATACATTTCGCCGCCCTGGAAGTGGGCAAGCACTTTTACTGGCATATTGGCAAACTTGAGGTGCATGGTCAGGTTATGATTGTCACCTGGATTGTCATGGCAGTACTGGTGATTGTCTCTAGTCTGGCAACTCGTAACCTGCAGCGCATTCCTGGGGGACTGCAAAATTTTATGGAATATGCCCTGGAATTTGTGCAGGAAATTGCCAAAACAGCGATCGGGGAACATGAGTACCGCCGTTGGTTGCCGTTTATCGGTTCCTTTTTCCTATTTATATTGGTCTCCAATTGGCTGGGTGCTCTCATCCCCTGGAAACTAATCACCCTGCCTGAAGGAGAACTAGCTGCTCCCACCAGTGACATCAACACGACGGTAGCCCTAGCATTGACTGTATCCGTCCTGTATTTCTGGGCAGGGATCAGCAAGAAGGGATTGGGCTATTTTGCCAAATATGTGCAGCCTAGCCCCATTCTCTTGCCTATTAACATCCTGGAAGACTTTACTAAACCCCTCTCCCTCAGCTTCCGTCTGTTTGGGAATATTCTTGCAGATGAACTGGTGGTGGGAGTGTTGGTGTTCTTAGTACCAGTATTTGTTCCTCTCCCTATGATGGCGTTGGGATTGTTTGCGGGGTCAATTCAGGCGTTAATTTTTGCGACTCTGGCAGCTACCTACATTGGGGAAGCCCTAGAAGGGCACGGGGAAGAAGAGCATGGGCATTAA
- the atpE gene encoding ATP synthase F0 subunit C — MNPTIAAASVIAAGLAVGLGSLGPGFGQGIAASRAVEGIARQPEADGKIRGTLLLSLAFMEALTIYGLVVALVLLFANPFAG, encoded by the coding sequence ATGAATCCAACAATTGCTGCTGCTTCTGTAATTGCTGCTGGTTTAGCGGTGGGTCTAGGTTCCCTAGGACCTGGTTTCGGTCAGGGTATCGCCGCTAGCCGAGCTGTGGAAGGAATTGCTCGTCAACCGGAAGCCGATGGCAAAATCCGCGGCACACTTCTGCTCAGCTTGGCATTTATGGAAGCTTTAACTATCTATGGCTTGGTAGTAGCACTTGTATTGCTATTTGCCAATCCTTTTGCTGGCTAA
- a CDS encoding ATP synthase subunit I, translated as MRVIPAKPYRPLEAIDEERSYAVLKAHILGIMLVLSGIVTITLVLVYGIDMGLSYGVGACSGVVYWRMLERSVDRLSKEPKGWQFGSPRLAVFVAVMIVALRWDKLAVLPVFLGFLTYKGAILLYAIYDFIRSSRTGSP; from the coding sequence TTGCGCGTCATTCCAGCTAAACCCTACCGACCCTTAGAGGCTATCGATGAGGAGAGGAGCTATGCAGTCCTCAAGGCACACATCCTGGGGATTATGCTTGTCCTCAGTGGGATTGTCACCATCACTCTAGTTCTGGTCTATGGAATAGATATGGGACTGAGTTATGGGGTAGGGGCTTGTAGCGGTGTAGTGTACTGGCGGATGCTAGAGCGCAGTGTTGACCGCTTGAGCAAAGAACCTAAGGGTTGGCAGTTTGGTTCCCCTCGCTTGGCAGTGTTTGTCGCTGTCATGATTGTGGCATTGCGCTGGGATAAACTAGCAGTTCTTCCTGTTTTTTTGGGCTTTCTCACCTACAAGGGTGCCATTTTGCTCTACGCTATTTACGATTTCATCCGATCGTCTCGTACAGGTAGTCCATGA
- a CDS encoding caspase family protein yields MTIHRRQFLIGVGASYLLSQAPVTASPAKRAVLIGINQFGILGAVTDVALQRQLLCYRFGFSPTDIFSLTDRQATRSAIEATISQHLWQSTLPGDIAVICFSGCGTLIGDEPALWTADGQIIPYSTLMLWLQAINTDRLLCIIDAGYRYPGTTIVGNLRLRSRPWTGPDRLSPGELSYQEELRTKVPAKKQMGVLLQAADPSQLCAEATWEGFSSGVFTYVLTQNLWQALPTQSIDSILEQVADTLQQWHLEIPNPIGKGLVWQELLGGEPGDGVITNAEGKGGEMWLGGLPLCSLAYSAPGSLVKTASQLLQIKSRNGLTAKVEVVRGASPLAVGTLVQEEVRHIPRNVGLAVAMDSELSRIERVDATSALSSIPRTIGVTAGEQYADCVFGKEEGRYGLFNLGRFPIVDSFGAAGESVTAALKRLRPCFESLLAVKLLHLTLTPNSSYLSFRARVNPQPAISFTPDKQIVGHTLAIGDQLTCHVQSLTDVPLYLRLFCIDSRYRLMSPSFVIPPYASNNVIPPQQTITIPPPTAPITWAVSSPQGYFEILLVVSRKPFSNGIEQGGQSTNGMVIYSNPLGVVLSLLQDLHQGESEDQWVLPLQRWATIGFSYRIV; encoded by the coding sequence ATGACCATCCACCGCAGGCAGTTCCTGATTGGGGTGGGCGCTAGTTATCTCCTCAGCCAAGCTCCAGTCACTGCTTCTCCCGCCAAGCGAGCAGTTCTTATCGGGATAAATCAATTTGGTATTCTGGGCGCAGTCACCGATGTCGCTCTGCAACGGCAACTTCTGTGCTATCGCTTCGGTTTTTCCCCTACTGACATCTTTAGCCTTACTGACCGTCAGGCTACTCGCTCCGCCATTGAGGCTACGATCAGTCAACACCTCTGGCAATCTACTCTCCCTGGCGATATAGCAGTGATCTGCTTTAGTGGTTGCGGTACCCTCATTGGCGATGAACCAGCCCTGTGGACGGCAGATGGACAGATCATCCCCTATTCCACCCTGATGCTGTGGCTGCAGGCAATTAATACCGATCGGCTATTGTGTATCATCGATGCAGGTTATCGCTATCCAGGGACAACGATTGTGGGAAACTTGCGGTTGCGCAGTCGACCCTGGACTGGTCCCGATCGCCTTAGCCCTGGAGAACTGAGTTACCAAGAGGAATTGCGTACCAAAGTACCGGCAAAAAAGCAAATGGGGGTTTTATTACAAGCCGCCGACCCCAGCCAACTCTGTGCCGAAGCTACCTGGGAAGGATTTAGTAGTGGGGTTTTTACCTACGTGCTCACGCAAAATCTGTGGCAGGCTCTCCCCACCCAAAGCATTGACAGCATCTTAGAGCAAGTAGCAGACACATTACAGCAGTGGCACCTGGAAATACCTAACCCCATAGGTAAGGGTCTGGTCTGGCAAGAGTTACTGGGGGGAGAACCAGGGGATGGGGTGATTACCAACGCCGAGGGGAAGGGAGGGGAAATGTGGTTAGGGGGACTACCGCTGTGTTCCCTAGCCTATTCTGCCCCTGGTTCTTTAGTGAAGACAGCTAGCCAGTTATTGCAAATTAAGAGCCGCAACGGTCTGACCGCCAAAGTGGAAGTGGTAAGGGGAGCATCGCCCCTGGCAGTGGGGACGCTGGTGCAGGAGGAAGTACGCCATATCCCCCGCAATGTTGGTTTGGCAGTGGCGATGGACAGTGAACTGTCCCGCATTGAACGCGTTGATGCCACCAGTGCCCTTTCTTCTATACCCCGCACGATCGGAGTCACGGCTGGGGAGCAATACGCCGACTGTGTCTTTGGCAAAGAAGAGGGGCGTTACGGTCTATTTAATCTGGGGCGATTCCCCATAGTTGACTCCTTTGGGGCAGCGGGGGAATCAGTTACGGCAGCCCTCAAGCGACTCCGTCCCTGTTTCGAAAGTCTGCTAGCGGTAAAATTGCTCCACCTTACCCTCACCCCTAATTCCTCCTACCTTAGCTTTCGGGCAAGGGTAAACCCCCAACCTGCTATTAGTTTTACTCCAGACAAGCAAATTGTGGGACATACGCTTGCGATCGGTGATCAGCTCACCTGTCACGTCCAAAGTTTGACGGATGTACCCCTGTACTTACGTCTGTTTTGTATAGACAGTCGCTACCGGCTGATGAGTCCCTCCTTCGTTATTCCTCCCTACGCTAGCAATAACGTCATACCACCCCAACAAACAATTACTATCCCCCCGCCCACGGCACCGATCACATGGGCAGTTTCCTCTCCCCAGGGCTATTTTGAGATTCTACTAGTGGTTAGCCGTAAGCCCTTCAGCAATGGCATAGAACAGGGAGGACAATCCACCAACGGCATGGTGATATACAGCAATCCTCTAGGGGTGGTACTCTCTCTGCTACAAGACCTCCACCAAGGAGAAAGTGAAGACCAGTGGGTGCTACCCCTGCAAAGATGGGCAACGATCGGTTTTAGTTACCGCATTGTCTAA
- a CDS encoding F0F1 ATP synthase subunit B', with translation MIHSVFLFAVEVTEKSGGLFDFDATLPLMAGQFLLLVAILNNTFFQPLLQAIDSRNDYIRETNNAAKEHLAKAQQLALDYERETAETLKLAQEMVLNAQAEATKLRSEAIAQAMAAAEAQIAQAKAELEQQKEQARAQLAGEVSSLSRQILERLVGTV, from the coding sequence ATGATTCATTCTGTATTCCTATTTGCGGTAGAGGTAACAGAAAAAAGCGGCGGTCTATTCGATTTTGACGCGACGTTGCCCCTGATGGCGGGTCAATTCCTACTGTTGGTGGCAATCCTTAATAACACCTTCTTTCAACCCCTCCTGCAGGCGATCGATAGTCGCAATGACTATATCCGTGAGACTAACAACGCGGCGAAGGAGCATCTGGCTAAAGCACAACAGCTGGCTTTGGATTACGAACGGGAAACTGCGGAAACTCTAAAGCTAGCCCAGGAGATGGTTCTCAATGCCCAGGCAGAGGCAACCAAATTGAGGTCAGAAGCAATTGCCCAGGCTATGGCGGCAGCGGAAGCCCAAATTGCCCAAGCCAAGGCTGAGCTAGAGCAACAAAAAGAGCAAGCCCGCGCCCAATTGGCAGGGGAAGTCAGTAGTCTCAGCCGCCAGATTTTAGAACGTTTAGTAGGGACAGTTTAG
- a CDS encoding glycosyl hydrolase family 57 gives MASTIPLLTTLPPISGKENQISAITRGNEFIYLPRTKVDPRQIRSAFACALHMHQPTIPAGKDGELISNLQYMFEHPYEGDNHNASTFAWCYQRMGDFIPELVDRGLSPRIMLDYSGNLLWGLEQMGREDILEKLRRITLDERYSPYVEWLGTMWSHAVVPSTPIPDIILHIRAWQQHFLALFGEAALARVQGFSPPEMHLPNHPDTLYEYIRALKECGYRWLLVQEHSVETLEGHGLPTAQKYVPNRLVARNSRGETIEILALIKTQGSDTKLVAQMQPYHEAKGRGRQTVGGIEIPSCVTQIADGENGGVMMNEFPRDFFPVWEQVKQNPDVIGLNGTEYLEVVFSLGVREQDLPPCQAIHQHKIWTKVDPNSATPEKVEAAIAELKASDHRFHMEGASWTNNISWVRGYENVLEPMNRLSAKFHAKFDPLLAKDPTITDRSDYKQALLYNLLLQTSCFRYWGQGTWTEYAQEIYRRGEAFLS, from the coding sequence ATGGCAAGCACGATTCCCCTTTTAACCACTCTGCCCCCCATTAGTGGCAAGGAAAACCAAATCTCAGCAATAACCAGGGGGAACGAATTTATCTACCTGCCCCGTACTAAGGTAGACCCTAGGCAAATTCGATCGGCTTTTGCCTGCGCTCTCCATATGCACCAACCGACAATTCCTGCGGGTAAGGATGGGGAGTTAATTTCCAACTTGCAGTATATGTTTGAGCATCCCTACGAGGGGGACAACCACAATGCTTCTACCTTTGCTTGGTGCTATCAGCGGATGGGGGATTTTATTCCCGAACTGGTAGATAGGGGTTTAAGCCCCCGCATCATGCTGGACTACTCAGGCAACTTGCTCTGGGGCTTGGAACAGATGGGCAGGGAAGACATTTTAGAAAAACTGCGCCGCATTACCCTAGATGAGCGCTATTCCCCCTACGTAGAGTGGTTAGGGACGATGTGGAGTCACGCTGTAGTTCCCTCTACTCCCATCCCTGACATCATTTTGCATATTCGTGCCTGGCAACAACATTTCTTAGCACTATTTGGGGAAGCAGCCCTCGCCCGTGTCCAAGGATTCTCCCCACCCGAGATGCACTTGCCTAACCATCCTGATACCCTCTATGAGTACATCAGAGCACTGAAGGAATGCGGCTACCGCTGGCTATTGGTACAAGAGCATTCTGTGGAAACCTTAGAGGGACATGGTCTGCCAACGGCGCAAAAATATGTGCCTAATCGCCTAGTTGCCCGTAATTCCAGGGGGGAAACGATCGAGATTTTAGCCCTCATCAAAACCCAAGGTTCGGACACCAAACTAGTAGCCCAGATGCAACCCTACCACGAGGCTAAGGGCAGGGGGAGACAAACAGTGGGGGGGATAGAGATTCCCAGCTGCGTCACCCAGATTGCCGACGGTGAAAACGGTGGTGTGATGATGAATGAATTTCCCCGCGACTTTTTCCCCGTGTGGGAGCAGGTTAAACAAAACCCTGATGTGATTGGTCTCAACGGAACGGAATATCTGGAAGTCGTGTTTAGTTTGGGGGTACGGGAACAGGATTTACCCCCCTGTCAAGCTATCCACCAACATAAAATCTGGACAAAGGTTGACCCCAACAGTGCTACGCCAGAGAAAGTGGAAGCAGCGATCGCCGAGCTAAAAGCCAGTGACCACCGTTTCCACATGGAAGGGGCATCCTGGACAAACAACATCAGCTGGGTGCGGGGCTATGAAAACGTGCTAGAACCCATGAACCGCCTCAGTGCTAAGTTCCATGCCAAGTTTGACCCTCTCTTGGCAAAAGACCCCACCATCACCGATCGGTCGGACTACAAGCAAGCCCTACTTTATAACCTGTTATTGCAGACCAGTTGTTTTCGTTACTGGGGACAGGGTACCTGGACAGAGTATGCCCAGGAGATTTACCGACGGGGGGAAGCGTTCCTCAGTTAG
- a CDS encoding creatininase family protein: MHGWLPPHRFFPYLTWEQVAQMPDRSKAVLLQPLGSIEQHGYHLPLVVDIAISTAVIAKTLETLPPEVPIYSLPPLPYGKATEHGDFPGTISLSTQTMTNILWEIGESVYRSGFRKLVLWNSHGGQPQILELVARDLRDKYRDFWVFPFFTWRVPQMGVLAKELFTETENLLGIHAGDAETSLMLAILPEWVYLDRAHSSYPQIDYKYLSIEGNLPIPWVTKDLSATGTIGDPTPASREKGEKILTTLVNAWRAILLEIYQAI, from the coding sequence ATGCACGGTTGGCTTCCCCCCCATCGGTTTTTCCCCTACCTCACCTGGGAACAGGTAGCCCAAATGCCTGACAGGTCAAAGGCGGTACTACTGCAGCCCCTAGGCTCGATCGAGCAGCACGGCTACCATCTCCCTCTGGTAGTGGACATAGCAATCAGTACAGCGGTTATTGCCAAGACCCTAGAAACTCTGCCCCCTGAGGTACCAATCTACAGTCTGCCACCTCTGCCCTATGGCAAAGCGACGGAGCATGGGGATTTTCCAGGGACTATTTCCCTATCTACCCAGACCATGACCAATATTTTGTGGGAGATAGGAGAGAGTGTCTACCGATCGGGGTTTCGCAAACTGGTTCTATGGAATTCCCATGGGGGGCAGCCGCAAATTTTAGAGTTAGTAGCACGGGATTTACGGGATAAATATCGCGACTTTTGGGTATTTCCTTTCTTTACCTGGCGTGTACCCCAGATGGGAGTTTTAGCTAAAGAACTATTTACAGAAACGGAAAATTTACTGGGAATTCACGCGGGGGATGCTGAGACCAGTTTAATGCTGGCAATCCTACCTGAGTGGGTCTATCTCGACCGTGCCCACAGTTCCTACCCCCAAATTGATTACAAGTATTTGTCTATTGAAGGTAATTTGCCCATACCCTGGGTGACGAAGGATTTATCAGCAACAGGCACGATCGGTGACCCCACCCCTGCTAGTCGGGAGAAAGGGGAGAAGATACTGACGACTTTAGTCAACGCTTGGCGGGCAATTTTGTTAGAGATTTATCAAGCAATCTGA
- the atpH gene encoding ATP synthase F1 subunit delta: MRVTTLGEALAEPYAEALLALGEEQNILDTLENDVQLILATLSSVEEWRKFLGIPLIKAEAKKNVVRQVLAGKVHNLTLNFLLLLVDRKRIAFLSQICRAFQKLLRQKYQVALAEVTSAVPLNEQQQEQLRQKIQAMTQASRVELALSVNPDLIGGLVIKIGSQVIDTSVRGELRRLTNRLLASV, translated from the coding sequence ATGAGAGTGACTACTTTGGGGGAAGCCCTGGCAGAACCCTATGCGGAAGCCCTGCTAGCTCTGGGGGAAGAGCAGAACATACTAGACACCCTAGAGAACGATGTCCAGTTAATTTTAGCTACTCTATCTAGTGTTGAGGAGTGGCGAAAATTTTTGGGCATACCCCTCATCAAGGCAGAGGCAAAGAAGAACGTAGTGCGCCAGGTCTTAGCGGGTAAGGTACATAACTTGACTCTCAACTTTCTCCTGCTGTTGGTCGATCGGAAGCGGATTGCTTTCCTGAGTCAAATCTGCCGTGCTTTTCAAAAATTGCTGCGCCAGAAGTATCAGGTAGCTTTGGCAGAGGTGACCTCAGCTGTACCCCTCAACGAGCAACAACAGGAACAACTACGGCAAAAAATTCAAGCTATGACCCAAGCCAGTCGGGTAGAGCTAGCCCTATCTGTCAATCCTGACCTGATTGGGGGGTTAGTAATTAAAATCGGCTCCCAGGTGATCGATACCAGTGTGCGGGGAGAACTGCGCCGCCTAACTAACCGTTTACTTGCCAGTGTGTAG
- a CDS encoding F0F1 ATP synthase subunit B, whose translation MADLVILATAETRSFGINPNLWETNLFNIVIFVGVLIYLGRDIVAKILSERRQSIESQITEAEQRKQAAMAQLTEAQQKLAEAQATCEAIKKKAEADALAAKEAILATTQAEIQRLQAQTQQEIAAEQAKVQLQLKQELVERALAEVRAYLDRGLSAQQHQQLIDRSIAKL comes from the coding sequence ATGGCAGACTTAGTGATTTTGGCAACAGCAGAAACAAGGAGCTTTGGCATCAATCCCAACCTGTGGGAAACAAATCTGTTTAATATAGTTATTTTTGTGGGGGTGCTGATTTACCTGGGACGGGATATAGTAGCGAAAATTTTGAGTGAGCGCCGTCAGAGTATTGAAAGCCAAATTACTGAGGCAGAACAGAGGAAACAAGCAGCGATGGCACAGTTGACTGAGGCACAACAGAAGCTGGCAGAAGCTCAGGCTACCTGTGAAGCCATTAAGAAGAAGGCAGAGGCGGATGCTCTAGCTGCTAAGGAAGCTATTCTTGCCACTACCCAGGCGGAAATCCAACGCCTGCAAGCCCAAACTCAACAGGAAATTGCTGCCGAGCAAGCCAAAGTACAGCTGCAACTGAAACAGGAACTGGTGGAACGTGCCCTGGCAGAGGTGAGAGCTTATCTCGATCGGGGTCTATCGGCACAACAACACCAGCAACTCATCGATCGGAGCATTGCTAAACTATGA
- a CDS encoding esterase-like activity of phytase family protein, translating into MATITNFEWRNRPVLGRTAGTNPSNPAQTTTPQEIFLGGFSGLFFEGRTPQGNLRFVTHPDRGPNGEPTDLLRDVAGNERPFALPNFQAEVIRFELNPTTGAFTILNRIPLTRQDGRTPITGLPNLQAGAQGSPYTDEVPIDLWGNRLNNDPLGADLEGIVVARDGTFWLVDEYRPAIYQFSATGTLIDRFVPQGTAAAVNAAPGTFGTEALPAVYAQRRANRGFEAVALEGNKLYAFIQSAIDNPSAANNNTSRNSRNLRIVEFDIVSKRVTGEYIYVLDSIAASGNARTDKIGDAVSLGNGKFVVVERDDLDTTASNKLVYQIDISQATNINNPANLTRLPANTTIEQATYAQLDSAGIQPVSKRLLFNAAQIGYVGVDKLEGLALVDSRTLALLNDNDFGLEPVQIRGNGTVPLDPTPTPVLLGLVRLDRDLPFPEEFTGTAGNDTIQALGGNNRILGLGGNDLIFGNMGNDTIDGGDGNDTLYGGRDRDSVLGGAGNDLLLGDRDNDTVNGGDGNDTLIGVSLTSDNFGTGEIDTLIGGSGSDTFVLANATRTFYLGQRLGDYALIQDFDPATDFLQLRRADTYVTGSAPSGLPSGTAVFLDNDGTPGLSANDDLLAVLVGVATTVNLSSRFTLV; encoded by the coding sequence ATGGCAACTATCACTAATTTTGAATGGCGTAACCGTCCTGTTTTAGGCAGAACCGCAGGTACTAATCCCTCTAACCCCGCCCAAACTACTACCCCCCAGGAAATTTTCTTAGGGGGTTTTTCAGGGCTATTTTTTGAAGGTCGCACACCTCAGGGGAATTTGCGCTTTGTCACTCACCCCGATCGGGGTCCCAACGGCGAACCCACTGACTTACTCCGGGATGTGGCAGGCAATGAACGCCCCTTCGCTTTACCCAACTTTCAGGCAGAAGTCATCAGGTTTGAGTTAAATCCCACCACGGGCGCATTCACAATCCTTAACCGTATTCCCCTTACGCGCCAGGATGGGCGGACTCCCATTACAGGGTTGCCCAATTTGCAAGCAGGTGCTCAGGGTAGCCCCTACACGGATGAAGTGCCTATTGACCTCTGGGGCAATCGTTTGAATAATGACCCCCTAGGGGCGGATTTGGAAGGGATTGTGGTTGCCAGGGACGGCACCTTCTGGTTGGTGGATGAGTATCGCCCTGCTATCTACCAATTCAGTGCCACAGGCACATTGATCGATCGCTTCGTTCCCCAGGGCACAGCAGCAGCGGTGAATGCCGCACCAGGTACTTTTGGGACAGAGGCTCTACCAGCGGTTTATGCCCAACGGCGGGCGAATCGTGGGTTTGAAGCTGTCGCCTTGGAAGGCAATAAGCTCTATGCTTTTATCCAAAGTGCTATTGATAATCCCAGCGCCGCCAATAACAATACATCTCGTAACTCCCGCAATCTGCGCATTGTAGAGTTTGATATTGTCAGCAAAAGGGTGACAGGGGAATATATCTACGTCCTGGACAGCATCGCTGCCTCTGGTAATGCGCGGACAGATAAGATCGGGGATGCGGTATCTTTGGGCAATGGTAAGTTTGTCGTTGTCGAAAGGGATGACCTAGATACCACTGCTTCTAACAAATTGGTCTACCAAATTGACATTTCCCAAGCGACTAATATCAATAATCCGGCTAATTTGACAAGGCTACCCGCCAATACCACGATCGAGCAAGCTACCTACGCTCAGTTGGACAGCGCGGGGATTCAACCCGTCAGCAAACGCCTATTGTTTAATGCCGCCCAGATTGGCTATGTAGGGGTTGACAAGTTGGAGGGTCTAGCTTTAGTGGATAGCCGCACCCTGGCGCTGTTAAATGACAATGACTTTGGTCTAGAACCAGTGCAGATTCGCGGCAATGGTACGGTGCCCCTCGATCCTACCCCCACACCCGTCCTTTTGGGTTTGGTCAGACTCGATCGGGATTTGCCTTTCCCTGAGGAGTTCACTGGCACTGCTGGCAATGACACCATCCAGGCTTTGGGGGGTAACAACCGCATTCTGGGCTTAGGGGGCAATGACCTCATTTTTGGCAACATGGGTAATGATACGATCGATGGCGGCGACGGCAATGATACCCTCTACGGCGGGCGTGACCGTGATTCAGTCCTCGGTGGGGCGGGTAATGATTTGCTCCTGGGCGATCGGGACAATGACACAGTCAACGGCGGCGACGGCAATGATACCCTGATAGGAGTCAGTCTCACCTCCGATAATTTTGGTACAGGGGAGATTGATACTTTAATCGGGGGTAGTGGCAGTGATACCTTTGTCCTGGCAAATGCTACCCGCACCTTCTACCTGGGACAGAGGTTGGGTGATTATGCCCTCATCCAGGATTTTGACCCCGCCACAGATTTTCTGCAACTGCGCCGTGCCGATACCTATGTGACTGGCAGTGCTCCCAGCGGTTTACCCAGTGGTACTGCTGTCTTTTTAGACAACGACGGTACGCCAGGGCTAAGCGCTAATGATGACCTGCTAGCTGTGTTAGTGGGAGTAGCGACTACCGTCAATCTCAGCAGCCGCTTTACCCTCGTCTAA
- the atpA gene encoding F0F1 ATP synthase subunit alpha — MISIRPDEISSIIKQQIAQYDQELQVSNVGTVLQVGDGIARIYGLDQVMASELLEFEDGTVGIALNLEEDNVGAVLMGTGRNIAEGSTVKATGRIAQIPVGEAFIGRVVDALARPIDGKGEINATETRLIESPAPGIIARRSVYEPLQTGITAIDAMIPIGRGQRELIIGDRQTGKTTIAMDTIINQKGQDCICIYVAIGQKASTVANVVNVLQERGAMEYTIVVAANASDPATLQYLAPYAGATLAEYFMYRGKATLVIYDDLSKHAQAYRQMSLLLRRPPGREAYPGDVFYLHSRLLERAAKLNDTLGGGSMTALPIIETQAGDVSAYIPTNVISITDGQIFLSADLFNAGVRPAINPGISVSRVGSAAQIKAMKQVAGKIKLELAQYDDLVAFAQFASDLDKATQAQLARGQRVREILKQPQFSPIPVAEQVAIIYSVTNGYLDDIAVEKVGEFTRGLRNYLNTAKPRYAEIINTEKKLTDEAETLLKEAIVEYKQALKV, encoded by the coding sequence ATGATTAGCATTCGTCCTGATGAAATCAGCAGCATTATCAAACAGCAAATAGCTCAGTACGACCAGGAACTCCAGGTGTCGAATGTGGGGACTGTTCTACAGGTAGGGGACGGTATCGCCCGCATCTACGGCTTAGACCAGGTAATGGCATCGGAGTTGCTGGAATTTGAAGATGGTACCGTTGGTATTGCTCTCAACCTGGAGGAGGACAATGTCGGTGCTGTGTTGATGGGTACGGGGCGCAACATCGCCGAGGGCAGTACGGTGAAAGCGACGGGGCGAATTGCCCAGATTCCTGTGGGGGAAGCCTTTATTGGACGGGTAGTAGATGCCTTGGCCCGTCCGATCGATGGCAAAGGAGAAATTAACGCCACGGAAACTCGCTTGATCGAATCTCCTGCTCCTGGGATCATTGCCCGCCGCTCTGTGTATGAACCCCTGCAGACTGGGATTACTGCTATTGATGCCATGATCCCGATCGGTCGTGGGCAGCGGGAGCTAATCATCGGTGACCGCCAGACGGGGAAAACCACGATCGCTATGGATACCATCATCAATCAAAAGGGGCAAGATTGTATCTGTATTTATGTCGCCATTGGCCAGAAAGCTTCGACGGTAGCTAATGTAGTGAACGTATTGCAGGAACGGGGGGCAATGGAATATACGATCGTGGTGGCGGCGAATGCCTCTGACCCTGCGACTTTGCAATACCTGGCTCCCTATGCGGGTGCTACTTTGGCGGAATACTTTATGTACAGGGGCAAGGCGACTTTGGTGATTTACGACGATCTATCCAAGCATGCCCAAGCCTATCGCCAGATGTCTTTGTTACTGCGTCGCCCCCCTGGACGGGAAGCCTATCCTGGGGATGTGTTCTATCTCCACTCGCGCTTGCTGGAGCGGGCAGCTAAATTGAATGACACCCTGGGTGGTGGTTCCATGACAGCACTCCCCATCATTGAGACTCAGGCAGGGGACGTATCTGCTTACATTCCCACCAACGTTATTTCTATTACCGACGGTCAGATTTTCCTCTCCGCCGACCTGTTCAATGCGGGTGTTCGACCTGCTATCAACCCAGGTATTTCCGTATCGCGGGTGGGTTCTGCCGCTCAGATCAAAGCCATGAAGCAAGTGGCAGGGAAGATCAAGCTGGAGCTAGCCCAGTACGATGACCTAGTGGCATTTGCCCAGTTTGCTTCTGACTTGGATAAGGCGACCCAAGCCCAACTAGCTAGGGGCCAAAGAGTACGGGAAATTCTCAAACAACCCCAATTCTCCCCTATCCCCGTGGCAGAGCAGGTGGCAATTATCTACTCTGTCACCAATGGTTACCTTGACGATATTGCGGTGGAAAAAGTAGGGGAGTTCACCCGCGGTCTGCGCAACTACTTGAACACTGCCAAGCCCCGCTATGCGGAAATCATCAACACGGAGAAGAAACTCACAGATGAGGCGGAAACCCTTCTCAAGGAGGCAATTGTTGAATACAAGCAAGCCCTGAAGGTGTAG